From a region of the Thermus caldilimi genome:
- a CDS encoding polyamine ABC transporter substrate-binding protein, protein MKRWGILLLVLALVVVGFLLLRPRPASQAGGTLYFLNWADYIPEELLKKFEAQTGAKVVLDTFESPEAMLAKLKAGADREFSLVVAPDYYVLQMAREGLLASLEKGRLKNLANLDPFFLNPPYDPGLQYSVPYLWGTTGLAYRGDLVKGPVDSFAVFFDPARQVGPFLLLDEMRETIGAALKYLGYSVNTTDPKALEKAKELLLEAKGRSVGFAGGVEALNRILAGDAALTLAYSGDVLQARREDERLHYVIPKEGGTLWTDAMVVLKRGPGQDLAYRFIDFLLEPENAAALAEYTRYATPVAKALPLLPEEMRRDPTVFPPEEVRAKLEYLKDLGPDIALYDRVWTEVKAR, encoded by the coding sequence ATGAAGCGTTGGGGCATTCTGCTTTTGGTTCTGGCCCTGGTGGTCGTGGGGTTCCTCCTTTTGCGGCCGAGGCCGGCTTCCCAGGCCGGCGGGACCCTCTACTTCCTCAACTGGGCGGACTACATTCCCGAGGAGCTCCTAAAGAAGTTTGAGGCGCAAACCGGGGCTAAAGTGGTCCTGGACACCTTCGAGTCCCCCGAGGCCATGCTGGCCAAGCTGAAGGCGGGGGCGGACCGGGAGTTCTCCCTGGTGGTAGCCCCCGACTACTACGTGCTCCAGATGGCCCGGGAGGGGCTCCTTGCTTCCCTGGAGAAGGGAAGACTTAAGAACCTGGCCAACCTGGATCCCTTCTTCCTGAACCCCCCCTATGACCCTGGCCTCCAGTACTCCGTTCCCTACCTCTGGGGCACCACGGGCCTGGCCTACCGGGGGGATTTGGTGAAGGGTCCGGTGGATTCCTTCGCCGTCTTCTTTGACCCTGCCAGGCAGGTGGGGCCCTTCCTCCTTCTGGACGAGATGCGGGAGACCATCGGGGCGGCCTTGAAGTACCTGGGCTACTCGGTGAACACCACGGATCCTAAGGCCCTGGAGAAGGCCAAGGAACTTCTCCTCGAGGCCAAGGGCCGCTCCGTGGGCTTCGCCGGGGGTGTGGAGGCCTTGAACCGCATCCTGGCGGGGGATGCCGCCCTCACCCTGGCCTACTCCGGGGATGTGCTCCAGGCCAGACGGGAGGATGAGAGGCTTCACTATGTCATTCCCAAGGAAGGCGGCACCCTTTGGACCGACGCCATGGTGGTCTTAAAAAGGGGTCCCGGCCAGGATCTCGCCTACCGCTTCATCGACTTTTTGCTGGAACCGGAAAACGCCGCCGCCTTAGCGGAGTACACCCGCTACGCCACCCCCGTGGCCAAGGCCCTTCCCCTTCTTCCCGAGGAGATGCGCCGGGATCCCACGGTTTTTCCCCCGGAAGAGGTG